A stretch of DNA from Candidatus Fonsibacter ubiquis:
CCCCATTAAATATGGCAAACACAGTCTCCGCTATCCGTGCAGTAAAAAAAATTAAAAAAAGAACTCAAGTTAATAAAATTAGAGTTGGAAAGTACAAAGCTGCAGTAAAAACTATTGAAGAAGCTATAAAATCTAAAGATAAAGCA
This window harbors:
- the rpsT gene encoding 30S ribosomal protein S20 is translated as MANTVSAIRAVKKIKKRTQVNKIRVGKYKAAVKTIEEAIKSKDKAKAIKLFSTFQSQVMKASKKGSLKRTTVSRKVSRISKQISKL